In Rubrivirga marina, the following are encoded in one genomic region:
- the fabF gene encoding beta-ketoacyl-ACP synthase II, with amino-acid sequence MSFSDRRVVVTGLGAITPLGHSVPAFWDAMMEGQSGAGPITHFDASEYPTRFACEVSDFDPGDYLDRKEARRLDPFAQYAIVAADESLRDAGIDTEALDAEEKTRMGVVMGSGIGGMKLFQDQVVEYAEHGPRRLSPFFVPMMIIDMAPGLISMRHGLHGPNYATVSACATSNNAIGDAWMVIKAGLADVMVAGGTDASITEVGLGGFGNMKALSTQNDDPLHASRPFDAGRDGFVMGEGAGSLVLEDYEHAKARGAKIYAEVTGLGMSADAHHISAPHPEGLGAKLAMEQALQTAGVAPEAVDYLNMHGTSTPLGDVAETKAIKAVFGEHAYDMNLSSTKSMTGHLLGAAGAVEAIASILAITNGRIPPTINFETPDPACDLNYTFNEPQDRDVKVALSNAFGFGGHNTCVVFEKVEDE; translated from the coding sequence ATGTCGTTCTCCGACCGCCGCGTCGTTGTCACCGGCCTCGGCGCGATCACGCCGCTCGGCCACTCGGTCCCCGCCTTCTGGGACGCCATGATGGAGGGCCAGAGCGGCGCCGGCCCCATCACCCACTTCGACGCCAGCGAGTACCCGACGCGGTTCGCCTGCGAGGTCTCCGACTTCGACCCCGGCGACTACCTCGACCGGAAGGAGGCCCGCCGGCTCGACCCGTTTGCCCAGTACGCCATCGTCGCCGCCGACGAGTCGCTCCGCGACGCCGGCATCGACACCGAGGCGCTCGACGCCGAGGAGAAGACGCGGATGGGCGTGGTGATGGGCTCCGGGATCGGCGGGATGAAGCTGTTCCAGGACCAGGTCGTGGAGTACGCCGAGCACGGGCCGCGCCGGCTCAGCCCGTTCTTCGTGCCGATGATGATTATCGACATGGCGCCCGGCCTGATCTCGATGCGCCACGGCCTCCACGGGCCGAACTACGCGACGGTCTCGGCCTGCGCGACCTCGAACAACGCGATCGGCGACGCCTGGATGGTCATCAAGGCCGGCCTCGCCGACGTCATGGTGGCCGGCGGGACCGACGCGAGCATCACCGAGGTCGGCCTGGGCGGGTTCGGCAACATGAAGGCGCTCTCGACCCAGAACGACGACCCGCTCCACGCCTCCCGTCCGTTCGACGCGGGCCGGGACGGGTTCGTGATGGGCGAGGGCGCCGGCTCGCTCGTCCTCGAGGACTACGAGCACGCCAAGGCCCGAGGCGCCAAGATCTACGCCGAGGTCACCGGCCTCGGCATGTCGGCCGACGCCCACCACATCTCGGCCCCCCACCCCGAGGGGCTGGGCGCCAAGCTGGCCATGGAGCAGGCGCTCCAGACGGCCGGCGTCGCGCCCGAGGCCGTCGACTACCTCAACATGCACGGGACGAGCACCCCGCTCGGCGACGTGGCCGAGACGAAGGCGATCAAGGCCGTCTTCGGCGAGCACGCCTACGACATGAACCTGTCGTCGACGAAGTCGATGACGGGCCACCTCCTCGGCGCCGCCGGCGCCGTGGAGGCCATCGCCTCGATCCTCGCCATCACGAACGGCCGGATCCCGCCGACCATCAACTTCGAGACGCCGGACCCGGCCTGCGACCTCAACTACACGTTCAACGAGCCCCAGGACCGCGACGTGAAGGTGGCGCTCTCGAACGCGTTCGGGTTCGGCGGGCACAACACGTGCGTCGTGTTCGAGAAGGTCGAGGACGAGTAG
- a CDS encoding UDP-N-acetylmuramoyl-L-alanyl-D-glutamate--2,6-diaminopimelate ligase, with amino-acid sequence MSALHDQAPAVHNAPVALAELATRLRERGLLAGDVAGPTDALIQDVTIDSRRAAPGVVFAAISADTHTGRDGHDFVDDALARGASAVLVSDEWLQGRPEAASAPVPLGKGERLPGAALVPATDSRAALAEIAADVYGRPGDALALLGVTGTNGKTTTVFLLHHLLTSLGQTAGLVGTVENRIGAERYATQFTTPEAPALQRLLRAMVEAGCSHAAMEVSSHGLALDRVRTLPFRVAVFTNLTQDHLDYHRTFAEYEAAKKRLFDGLGADAVAVVNGDDPAHTRMTAGTAARVVTYGTSAGVDVRVEVIENAVDGLTLRLGGVERRFRMAGRFNALNLAAAYATGVALGFAESACLDALAEAPGVPGRFETVRAGGVLGVVDYAHTPDALDNVLQTAREIVPEGRRLWAVFGCGGDRDAGKRPLMARVAERIADRVVITSDNPRTEAPDAILDDVEAGLERPDAALRITDRAAAIAAAAERAEPGDVVVVAGKGHETYQIVGTERRHFDDREALRDALTTRAEAL; translated from the coding sequence ATGAGCGCGCTCCACGACCAGGCCCCCGCGGTCCACAACGCGCCCGTCGCGCTCGCCGAGTTGGCGACGCGGCTGCGCGAGCGCGGCCTCCTCGCCGGCGACGTCGCCGGCCCGACGGACGCGCTCATCCAGGACGTCACGATTGACAGCCGCCGCGCGGCCCCCGGGGTTGTGTTCGCGGCCATCTCCGCCGATACCCACACGGGCCGTGACGGCCACGACTTCGTCGACGACGCGCTCGCGCGCGGCGCCTCGGCGGTCCTCGTCTCCGACGAGTGGCTGCAGGGACGCCCCGAGGCGGCGTCGGCCCCGGTACCCTTGGGGAAGGGTGAGCGTCTCCCCGGCGCGGCTCTCGTTCCGGCAACGGATTCGAGAGCCGCGCTGGCGGAGATCGCGGCGGACGTCTACGGGCGGCCCGGCGACGCGCTCGCCCTCCTCGGCGTGACCGGCACGAACGGCAAGACCACGACGGTCTTCCTGCTTCACCATCTGTTGACCTCGCTCGGTCAGACCGCCGGCCTCGTCGGGACCGTCGAGAACCGGATCGGCGCCGAGCGCTACGCAACGCAGTTCACGACGCCCGAGGCGCCGGCCCTCCAGCGCCTGTTGCGGGCGATGGTCGAGGCCGGCTGCTCCCATGCCGCGATGGAGGTTTCGAGCCACGGGCTCGCCCTCGACCGCGTCCGCACGCTGCCCTTCCGCGTCGCCGTCTTTACGAACCTTACGCAGGACCACCTCGACTACCACCGGACGTTCGCCGAGTACGAGGCGGCCAAGAAGCGCCTATTCGACGGCCTCGGCGCCGACGCCGTCGCCGTCGTCAACGGCGACGACCCGGCGCACACGCGGATGACGGCCGGCACCGCCGCACGCGTCGTGACCTACGGCACGTCGGCGGGCGTCGACGTCCGCGTCGAGGTGATCGAGAACGCCGTCGACGGCCTCACGCTCCGCCTCGGCGGCGTCGAGCGGCGGTTCCGGATGGCGGGCCGGTTCAACGCCCTGAACCTCGCCGCAGCGTACGCGACCGGCGTCGCGCTCGGTTTTGCCGAGTCCGCCTGCCTCGACGCGCTCGCCGAGGCGCCCGGCGTGCCCGGCCGGTTCGAGACGGTCCGCGCCGGCGGCGTCCTCGGCGTGGTCGACTACGCGCACACGCCGGACGCGCTCGACAACGTCCTCCAGACCGCTCGCGAGATCGTGCCCGAGGGCCGCCGGCTCTGGGCCGTGTTCGGCTGCGGCGGCGACCGCGACGCCGGGAAGCGCCCGCTCATGGCCCGGGTCGCCGAACGGATCGCCGACCGCGTCGTGATCACCTCCGACAACCCGCGGACGGAAGCCCCCGACGCCATCCTCGACGATGTCGAGGCCGGGCTGGAGCGTCCCGACGCCGCCCTCCGCATCACCGACCGCGCGGCGGCCATCGCCGCGGCGGCCGAGCGGGCCGAGCCGGGCGACGTGGTCGTCGTCGCGGGCAAGGGGCACGAGACGTACCAGATCGTCGGGACCGAGCGCCGTCACTTCGACGACCGCGAGGCGCTCCGCGACGCCCTCACCACCCGAGCCGAGGCCCTCTAG
- a CDS encoding LexA family protein, whose product MPASSARPALTERQNQVYEFLRTYVRRNGKPPTIKEIGQSLGIKSTNGVYKMLVVLEEKGYITRTKHEARGIELVDEERGYDADEPPGVLMLKLKEGVGRRARMMTSETADHPLPRSRRPLLVDPALLPDDVDLDDCLGVRVGDDGMNGAGVRKGDLVVVEERDWRDVPNGAMAAVLFYDHVVVRQFEVVNDRLHFRAADRTYADETVRPDDPEYFVLGRALAVMRALG is encoded by the coding sequence ATGCCCGCCTCCTCCGCCCGCCCCGCCCTGACCGAGCGGCAGAACCAGGTCTACGAATTCCTGCGCACGTACGTCCGCCGCAACGGGAAGCCGCCGACGATCAAGGAGATCGGTCAGAGCCTCGGCATCAAGTCGACGAACGGCGTCTACAAGATGCTCGTGGTCTTGGAGGAGAAGGGCTACATCACGCGGACGAAGCACGAGGCGCGCGGCATCGAGCTCGTCGATGAGGAGCGGGGCTACGACGCCGACGAACCCCCCGGCGTCCTCATGCTCAAGCTGAAGGAGGGCGTCGGGCGGCGGGCGCGGATGATGACGTCGGAGACGGCCGACCACCCGCTCCCGCGCTCGCGCCGTCCGCTCCTCGTCGACCCCGCGCTGCTCCCCGACGACGTCGACCTCGACGACTGCCTCGGCGTCCGCGTCGGCGACGACGGGATGAACGGGGCCGGCGTTCGGAAGGGCGACCTCGTGGTGGTCGAGGAGCGGGACTGGCGAGACGTCCCGAACGGGGCGATGGCCGCGGTCCTGTTCTACGACCACGTGGTGGTCCGCCAGTTCGAGGTCGTCAACGACCGGCTCCACTTCCGCGCCGCCGACCGGACCTACGCCGACGAGACGGTCCGCCCCGACGACCCGGAGTACTTCGTCCTCGGCCGGGCGCTCGCGGTGATGCGGGCGCTGGGGTAA
- a CDS encoding DUF819 domain-containing protein, giving the protein MDPAEAALITEPTQVAALLAAVLAGVFALSRVAALEKLFDVVPPVIWAYFVPMLLTTAGVTPASNPAYDWFSYVLLPFALFLLMITIDLRAIFSLGPLALAMMLVGTLGIVIGGPIAYLAVGQFIGDPETWKGMAALSGSWIGGTANMLALKESVGLSDAGLAPIIVVDTVVGYGWMAVLLFLSGYQARFDRWVGADTAAIDRVNATLQAMDTSRRPSTTATVAMIVGLGFGAAVLSRVLGGLLPTLGDPTIISGGTWAVLLAVTAGLALSFTPMRQLEPDGASRIGFAALYLLLTSIGATADLAAVLQAPSYLLMGVVWLAVHISLLFLAAKLLKAPLFFVATGSMANVGGAASAPIVAGVYLPAMAPVGLLMAVAGYVLGIYAALGCAWMLGQLGG; this is encoded by the coding sequence ATGGACCCCGCCGAGGCCGCCCTCATCACCGAGCCCACCCAGGTCGCCGCCCTCCTAGCGGCCGTGCTCGCTGGCGTGTTCGCGCTCTCGCGCGTGGCCGCACTGGAGAAGCTGTTCGACGTCGTCCCGCCGGTGATCTGGGCGTACTTCGTGCCCATGCTCCTCACGACGGCAGGCGTGACGCCGGCCTCGAACCCGGCCTACGACTGGTTCAGCTACGTGCTGCTCCCGTTCGCGCTGTTCCTGCTGATGATCACGATCGACCTCCGCGCGATCTTCAGCCTCGGGCCCCTCGCGCTGGCGATGATGCTCGTCGGCACGCTCGGCATCGTGATCGGCGGGCCCATCGCCTACCTCGCCGTCGGGCAGTTCATCGGTGACCCGGAGACGTGGAAGGGGATGGCCGCGCTCTCCGGCTCGTGGATCGGCGGCACGGCCAACATGCTGGCGCTCAAGGAGTCGGTCGGGCTGAGCGACGCCGGGCTCGCACCGATCATCGTCGTCGACACGGTCGTGGGCTACGGGTGGATGGCGGTCCTCCTGTTCCTCTCGGGCTACCAGGCCCGGTTCGACCGCTGGGTCGGCGCCGACACGGCGGCCATCGACCGCGTCAACGCCACGCTCCAGGCCATGGACACCTCGCGGCGACCGTCGACGACGGCGACCGTGGCCATGATCGTCGGCCTCGGCTTCGGCGCGGCCGTCCTCTCGCGCGTGCTCGGCGGGCTGCTCCCCACGCTCGGCGACCCCACGATCATCTCGGGCGGGACGTGGGCCGTCCTCCTCGCCGTCACGGCCGGGCTCGCCCTCTCGTTCACGCCGATGCGCCAGCTCGAGCCCGACGGCGCCAGCCGGATCGGGTTCGCCGCGCTCTACCTGCTCCTCACGTCGATCGGCGCGACGGCCGACCTCGCCGCCGTCCTCCAGGCGCCGTCCTACCTCCTGATGGGCGTCGTCTGGCTGGCCGTCCACATCAGCCTCCTGTTCCTCGCGGCGAAGCTGCTCAAGGCCCCACTCTTCTTCGTGGCGACGGGCTCGATGGCGAACGTGGGGGGGGCCGCCTCGGCGCCGATCGTGGCCGGGGTGTACCTCCCCGCGATGGCGCCCGTCGGCCTGCTGATGGCCGTGGCCGGCTACGTCCTGGGCATCTACGCCGCCCTCGGCTGCGCCTGGATGCTCGGTCAGCTGGGCGGGTGA
- the rsmH gene encoding 16S rRNA (cytosine(1402)-N(4))-methyltransferase RsmH translates to MTRPRRPRRADRSDVPRVGPGSDVGADGAQGGGGVDALRYATAYHAPVLAAETLDLLITDPAGLYVDGTLGGGGHSAALLDALGEGALVVGIDQDPEALATARARLADAEAAGRFVALEGNFGDLGALLGRAGLGPAHDRPATGVLLDLGVSSHQIDEATRGFAFSAEGPLDMRMAAGGTEAGETAADLIARLDADALADVIYQYGEERRSRAIARAIKKAAPTTTAELADAVRASVPTREEVKSLARVFQALRIAVNGEMDVLERALPAALDVLADGGRLAVMSYHSLEDRRAKQFLKTGRFTAQVEKDFYGNPITPWAPVTRKPVTASDAEIARNPRARSARLRVAEKQTPPGPSERRPGA, encoded by the coding sequence ATGACCCGCCCTCGCCGCCCGCGCCGCGCCGACCGCTCCGACGTCCCTCGCGTCGGGCCCGGCTCCGACGTGGGCGCCGACGGCGCGCAGGGGGGCGGCGGTGTGGATGCGCTCCGCTACGCCACGGCCTACCACGCCCCGGTGCTGGCGGCCGAGACGCTCGACCTCCTCATCACCGACCCGGCCGGCCTCTACGTCGACGGAACGCTCGGCGGCGGCGGCCACTCGGCCGCGCTCCTCGACGCGCTCGGCGAGGGCGCCCTCGTCGTCGGCATCGACCAGGACCCGGAGGCGCTGGCGACGGCGCGCGCTCGACTGGCCGACGCCGAAGCCGCCGGCCGCTTCGTCGCGCTCGAAGGCAACTTCGGCGACCTCGGCGCGCTGCTCGGCCGGGCCGGGCTGGGGCCAGCCCACGACCGCCCCGCGACCGGCGTACTCCTCGACCTCGGCGTGAGCAGCCACCAGATCGACGAGGCCACGCGCGGCTTCGCGTTTTCCGCCGAGGGTCCGCTCGACATGCGGATGGCCGCCGGCGGCACCGAGGCGGGTGAGACCGCCGCCGACCTCATCGCTCGTCTCGACGCCGACGCGCTGGCCGACGTCATCTATCAGTACGGCGAGGAGCGCCGCTCGCGTGCGATCGCGCGCGCGATCAAGAAGGCCGCCCCCACGACGACCGCCGAGCTGGCCGACGCCGTCCGCGCCTCGGTGCCGACGCGCGAGGAGGTGAAGTCGTTGGCCCGCGTCTTCCAGGCGCTCCGGATCGCCGTCAACGGCGAGATGGACGTTCTGGAGCGGGCGCTCCCGGCCGCGCTCGACGTGCTGGCAGACGGGGGCCGCCTCGCGGTCATGTCCTACCACAGCCTCGAAGACCGCCGGGCCAAGCAGTTCCTCAAGACCGGCCGGTTCACGGCGCAGGTCGAGAAAGACTTCTACGGCAACCCGATCACCCCGTGGGCCCCGGTCACCCGGAAGCCCGTCACCGCGAGCGACGCCGAGATCGCCCGCAACCCCCGCGCGCGGAGCGCCCGCCTCCGCGTCGCCGAAAAGCAGACTCCCCCCGGACCCTCCGAGCGACGCCCGGGAGCGTGA
- a CDS encoding penicillin-binding transpeptidase domain-containing protein, producing MLLALPVLVAAQLVRIHLADGDELRAQGERQSESVIELAAQRGAILDRRGRALVVNTARFEVAADPTVAGFEERADELYALLGELTGRGTSHFRQRVANRSSRQYVVLVRDLDEASKEALDAGGFRGLIVQGSYQRRYNYGARAAHVLGHVTRDLRGVAGLEMTLDEALQGAPGRQAVQRDRRGHVRAVVGGTRVEPRQGDNVVLTIDLVRQAILEEELARGVEAAGAAWGTAVALDPKTGAILAMANVPTYDPNRAGAYSDAARRNHAVVDRIEPGSTFKLVTAIAAVESGAVAPEDVFDTGAGWHVFHGRTVQDAHAYGRITFAQAIAKSSNIAMALAAQRIGPGPLYEAARDLGFGQPTFVDLPGEVAGSLRKPEDWSGATLTSMSRGYGVEVTPLQLAVAYSAFANGGLLVRPFIVAERRDPATGRVVWQAPQDSVRRAFRAETAERLMPHFEAVVSEDGTAERAAVEGLRIAGKTGTAQRAVGGGYSRTYRASFVGMFPVEDPEVVLAIVLDRPTNGYGGGTVAAPIFGATARRWIGTFPTIAERVAPSGMIAARTGALVPDIDGLPATLAAQRARAEGLRVRYDEDLPWRTVSARVETDSLDLRDPLRLDASDEVAEGRMPDLRGRSVREAVAWLRSLGVDARVRGHGVVRRQSVAPARPLPATVALTASRR from the coding sequence GTGCTCCTGGCGCTGCCGGTCCTCGTGGCCGCGCAGCTCGTCCGGATCCACCTCGCGGACGGCGACGAGCTGCGCGCGCAGGGCGAGCGGCAGTCGGAGAGCGTGATCGAGCTCGCGGCGCAGCGGGGCGCGATCCTCGACCGCCGCGGCCGGGCGCTCGTCGTCAACACGGCGCGGTTCGAAGTGGCGGCCGACCCGACGGTCGCCGGCTTCGAGGAGCGGGCCGACGAGCTCTACGCCCTCCTCGGCGAGCTCACGGGCCGGGGCACGAGCCACTTCCGCCAGCGCGTCGCCAACCGGTCCAGCCGCCAGTACGTCGTCCTCGTGCGTGACCTCGACGAGGCGTCGAAGGAGGCCCTCGACGCGGGCGGCTTCCGCGGGCTCATCGTCCAGGGCTCGTACCAGCGGCGCTACAACTACGGCGCGCGAGCGGCCCACGTGCTCGGCCACGTCACGCGCGACCTCCGCGGGGTGGCCGGCCTCGAGATGACGCTCGACGAGGCGCTCCAGGGCGCGCCCGGCCGGCAGGCCGTCCAGCGCGACCGCCGCGGCCACGTTCGCGCCGTCGTCGGCGGGACGCGCGTGGAGCCGCGCCAGGGCGACAACGTGGTCCTGACCATCGACCTCGTGCGGCAGGCGATCCTCGAGGAGGAGCTCGCCCGCGGCGTCGAGGCGGCCGGGGCCGCCTGGGGCACGGCCGTCGCCCTCGACCCCAAGACGGGCGCGATCCTCGCGATGGCGAACGTCCCGACGTACGACCCGAACCGCGCCGGGGCCTACTCCGACGCCGCCCGCCGCAACCACGCCGTCGTCGACCGGATCGAGCCGGGCTCGACGTTCAAGCTGGTCACGGCCATCGCCGCCGTCGAGAGCGGGGCCGTCGCGCCGGAGGACGTGTTCGACACCGGCGCCGGCTGGCACGTCTTCCACGGGCGGACGGTCCAGGACGCCCACGCCTACGGCCGGATCACGTTCGCCCAGGCCATCGCCAAGTCGTCGAACATCGCGATGGCGCTGGCGGCCCAGCGGATCGGGCCGGGCCCGCTGTACGAGGCCGCCCGCGACCTCGGCTTCGGCCAGCCCACGTTCGTCGACCTCCCCGGCGAGGTGGCCGGCTCCCTCCGCAAGCCGGAGGACTGGAGCGGGGCCACGCTGACGTCGATGAGCCGCGGCTACGGCGTCGAGGTGACGCCGCTCCAGCTGGCCGTCGCCTACAGCGCGTTCGCCAACGGCGGCCTCCTCGTTCGCCCCTTTATCGTGGCCGAGCGGCGCGACCCGGCGACCGGGCGCGTCGTGTGGCAGGCGCCGCAGGACTCGGTCCGCCGCGCGTTCCGCGCCGAGACGGCCGAGCGGCTGATGCCCCACTTCGAGGCCGTCGTCAGCGAGGACGGCACGGCGGAGCGGGCGGCCGTCGAGGGCCTCCGGATCGCCGGCAAGACGGGCACGGCACAGCGCGCCGTCGGCGGCGGCTACTCGCGGACGTACCGGGCCTCGTTCGTCGGGATGTTCCCGGTCGAGGACCCCGAGGTCGTGCTCGCCATCGTCCTCGACCGACCGACGAACGGCTACGGGGGTGGGACCGTCGCCGCGCCCATCTTCGGCGCTACGGCACGCCGCTGGATCGGCACGTTTCCGACGATCGCCGAGCGCGTGGCGCCGTCCGGGATGATCGCCGCGCGGACCGGCGCGCTCGTCCCCGACATCGACGGGCTCCCGGCCACGCTCGCCGCCCAGCGCGCCCGCGCCGAGGGCCTCCGCGTGCGCTACGACGAGGACCTCCCGTGGCGGACCGTCTCCGCGCGCGTCGAGACCGACTCGCTCGACCTCCGCGACCCACTCCGCCTCGACGCCTCCGACGAGGTGGCCGAGGGCCGGATGCCCGACCTCCGCGGTCGGAGCGTCCGCGAGGCCGTCGCGTGGCTCCGCTCGCTCGGCGTCGACGCCCGCGTCCGCGGGCACGGCGTCGTCCGCCGCCAGTCCGTCGCCCCGGCGCGCCCGCTGCCCGCGACGGTCGCGCTCACCGCCTCGAGACGATGA
- a CDS encoding acyl carrier protein yields MAAESTEQRIKEIIVEKLGVDQADITREASFTNDLGADSLDTVELIMEFEKEFDMTIPDEDAENIATVGDAIDYVEANKEG; encoded by the coding sequence ATGGCCGCCGAGTCCACCGAACAGCGCATCAAGGAGATCATCGTCGAGAAGCTCGGCGTCGACCAAGCCGACATCACGCGCGAGGCCTCGTTCACCAACGACCTTGGCGCGGACTCCCTCGACACCGTCGAGCTCATCATGGAGTTCGAGAAAGAGTTCGACATGACCATCCCCGACGAAGACGCCGAGAACATCGCCACCGTCGGCGACGCCATCGACTACGTCGAGGCCAACAAGGAAGGCTAG
- the metK gene encoding methionine adenosyltransferase — MAILFTSESVSEGHPDKVADQISDALLDAFLAGDPRSRCAIETLCTTGLVVVSGEVTSDTYVDVQEVVRRTIEEIGYTDPLLQFDARSCGVLVSIHEQSADIAQGVDDDRGLHAEQGAGDQGMMFGYATREDEETLMPLALMLSHRLVKRLADIRKAGEVMTYLRPDAKSQVTIEYEADGRTPKRVHTVVLSTQHDEIDPDDDGASLAQIKADVREHVLPHVLPAELVDDGLVLHVNPTGTFVIGGPHGDTGLTGRKIIVDTYGGKGAHGGGAFSGKDPSKVDRSAAYATRHVAKNLVAAGLADEALVQVAYAIGVADPVSIRVDTNGTAQHGLTDAQLAALVTEHVDLRPAAIIERFGLIDSDGDVRPRYRRTAAYGHFGRDAFPWERLDLVETLTEAAQATA; from the coding sequence ATGGCGATCCTCTTCACCTCCGAGTCGGTCTCGGAAGGCCACCCCGACAAGGTCGCGGACCAGATCTCCGACGCCCTCCTCGACGCGTTCCTCGCCGGCGACCCGCGCAGCCGCTGCGCCATCGAGACCCTCTGCACGACCGGCCTCGTCGTCGTCTCGGGCGAGGTCACGAGCGACACCTACGTCGACGTCCAGGAGGTCGTCCGCCGGACGATCGAGGAGATCGGCTACACCGACCCGCTCCTCCAGTTCGACGCCCGGAGCTGCGGCGTCCTGGTCTCGATCCACGAGCAGTCGGCCGACATCGCGCAGGGCGTCGACGACGACCGCGGGCTCCACGCCGAGCAGGGCGCCGGCGATCAGGGCATGATGTTCGGCTACGCCACGCGCGAGGACGAGGAGACGCTCATGCCGCTGGCGCTCATGCTGAGCCACCGGCTGGTCAAGCGGCTCGCCGACATCCGGAAGGCCGGGGAGGTGATGACCTACCTCCGGCCCGACGCCAAGAGCCAGGTGACCATCGAATATGAGGCCGACGGCCGGACGCCCAAGCGGGTCCACACCGTCGTCCTCTCGACCCAGCACGACGAGATCGACCCGGACGATGATGGCGCGTCGCTGGCCCAGATCAAGGCCGACGTCCGCGAGCACGTCCTCCCACACGTCCTCCCGGCGGAGCTCGTCGACGACGGCCTCGTGCTCCACGTCAACCCGACCGGGACGTTCGTCATCGGCGGGCCGCACGGCGACACCGGCCTCACGGGCCGGAAGATCATCGTCGACACGTACGGCGGGAAGGGGGCACACGGCGGCGGCGCGTTCTCGGGCAAGGACCCCTCGAAGGTGGACCGCTCTGCGGCCTACGCCACGCGCCACGTCGCCAAGAACCTCGTGGCGGCCGGGCTCGCCGACGAGGCGCTCGTCCAGGTGGCCTACGCGATCGGCGTGGCCGACCCCGTCTCGATCCGCGTCGACACGAACGGGACGGCGCAGCACGGGCTCACCGACGCCCAACTGGCCGCGCTCGTGACCGAGCACGTCGACCTCCGGCCAGCGGCCATCATCGAGCGGTTCGGGCTCATCGACTCCGACGGCGACGTCCGCCCGCGCTACCGCCGGACGGCGGCCTACGGCCACTTCGGCCGCGACGCGTTCCCGTGGGAGCGGCTCGACCTCGTCGAGACCCTCACCGAGGCGGCCCAGGCGACGGCCTGA
- a CDS encoding division/cell wall cluster transcriptional repressor MraZ, with translation MPVPAKMRRALSPDAKETFVATRGIERCVFLYPLNVWEEIEEAVREKNQFVAANRDFVRTIAMWADELTLDGQGRVGLPKNLIDFAGLQTGSKALVIGAFDRIEVWDPDVFQAHLNDQDESYESLAERVMGGI, from the coding sequence ATGCCCGTCCCGGCGAAGATGCGACGGGCGCTCAGCCCGGACGCCAAGGAGACCTTCGTGGCCACCCGCGGGATCGAGCGCTGCGTCTTCCTCTACCCCCTCAACGTGTGGGAGGAGATCGAAGAGGCCGTCCGGGAAAAGAACCAGTTCGTCGCGGCCAACCGCGACTTCGTCCGGACCATCGCCATGTGGGCGGACGAACTCACGCTCGATGGGCAGGGACGCGTCGGGCTCCCGAAGAACCTCATCGACTTCGCCGGGCTGCAGACCGGGAGCAAGGCCCTCGTCATCGGGGCCTTCGACCGCATCGAGGTCTGGGACCCCGACGTGTTCCAGGCCCACCTCAACGACCAAGACGAGTCCTACGAGTCGCTCGCGGAGCGAGTGATGGGCGGGATCTAA